From one Lycium ferocissimum isolate CSIRO_LF1 chromosome 7, AGI_CSIRO_Lferr_CH_V1, whole genome shotgun sequence genomic stretch:
- the LOC132062689 gene encoding acetylajmalan esterase-like: MALTIRVLDLLQVLTIVSFLVLLKSDAQLMLEVPPLMKCKFGKIYQLGDSLSDTGNFIRESFLGAFSPFAKLPYGQNFFQSKSTGRCSDGLLMNDFIAQGCGLPLLNPYKDQNANFTHGANFAVAGATALPTEIMVEKKINSNSLITNSSLSVQLDWMFSHLKSACSKDLKRALFMVGEIGGNEFNYGLLQGKPIEELRAMVPEVVLIIINAVKTVIDFGAVRIVIPGNFPIGCIPNLSTTFFTTNSTAYNEYHYLKDLNNLAIFYNDHLQKAIQELEKDYPKIILIYGDYYNAYQWLLQNATSLGFDNSSLHKACCGIGGSDYNYDKSRICETPGVTIRGNPGTYISWDGIHLTQAA; this comes from the exons ATGGCATTGACCATCAGAGTGCTTGATCTCTTACAAGTTCTTACCATCGTCAGTTTCTTGGTTCTTTTGAAGAGTGATGCTCAGCTAATGCTTGAAGTTCCTCCATTGATGAAAtgcaaatttggaaaaatatatcAGTTGGGTGACTCACTTTCTGATACTGGCAACTTCATCAGAGAGAGCTTCCTTGGAGCTTTTTCTCCATTTGCAAAACTTCCTTATGGTCAAAACTTTTTCCAGAGTAAATCGACTGGACGTTGTTCTGATGGTTTGCTCATGAACGATTTCATAG CACAGGGATGTGGTCTTCCTCTGCTAAATCCCTACAAGGATCAAAATGCAAATTTTACACATGGAGCAAATTTTGCAGTAGCAGGAGCTACTGCTTTACCAACTGAAATCATGGTAGAGAAGAAGATTAATTCTAATTCACTGATCACCAATAGTTCATTAAGTGTGCAACTCGATTGGATGTTTTCTCATCTCAAATCCGCATGCTCTA AAGACCTAAAAAGGGCACTTTTCATGGTTGGAGAAATAGGAGGAAATGAATTTAATTATGGTTTATTGCAGGGTAAACCAATAGAAGAGTTGAGAGCTATGGTCCCTGAAGTTGTTCTGATCATTATCAATGCTgttaaa ACGGTCATTGATTTTGGAGCTGTCCGAATTGTTATTCCAGGAAATTTCCCAATTGGATGTATACCAAATTTGTCAACAACGTTTTTTACTACTAATTCAACTGCCTACAATGAGTACCATTACTTGAAAGATTTAAATAACTTAGCAATCTTCTACAATGATCATTTGCAAAAAGCCATTCAAGAGCTGGAGAAGGActatccaaaaattatactcATTTATGGTGACTATTATAATGCCTATCAATGGCTTCTGCAAAATGCCACAAGTCTTG GGTTTGATAATAGTTCCCTGCATAAAGCTTGTTGTGGAATAGGAGG TTCCGATTATAATTATGACAAAAGTAGAATCTGTGAAACTCCAGGAGTGACAATACGTGGTAACCCTGGTACATACAtaagttgggatggaattcaTTTGACACAAGCAGCATAA